The sequence CACGACCCAGCTCCGGGTGCCGTTTGACCATGGCGGTCTCGACATCGGTCAGCTTGCCCTCCTTGCGCAGGATCGATTCCGGCACGTCTGTCATCCCGACGTCGTGGAACAGGGCGGCATGCCGGAGCAGGAGCGTCTCGCGCGCGGGCCAATTGCAGGCCGCTGCGAGCGCCCCGACGTACGCGCAGACGCGCCGCAGGTGCTCGACGACGCCGTCCTCGCGGAACTGGTACCCCGCGGCCAGGCGCACGAGCGACTCGAGCTGCCCCACGGCCGGATCACCTCCTGCCGAGACGACCTCTGGCACATAGAGGATCTCGAACAAGTCCCTTGGGCCGCTCCCGGTCATGGATCGCGCCGTCGTCTTCCACGGCCGCTCGGGATCGACCCGAGCCCGTACAGCCGGATCTTGGAGACCATCGTCCGCAACGGCATGCCGATCAGCGTCGCGGCCTTCGCGCGAACACCGTTCGCGGCGGCAAGGGCCTCTTCGATTCGCCTGCGCTCGAGCTCCTGGATTTCGTCTTCCAGCCTCCTGAAGCCCTCTCCGGCAGAGGTCGCGCCGGCGACGTCTCGCGCGCGCGGCTCAGGCGTCCGGCCCACGAGCCACGGGGCGGCGCGCTGGCCGATCCGCTCCGGCAGCATCTCCGCGTCGAGCGTGCCGCCGCAGACCGACGCGGCGACGAACTCCATGAGGTTCTTCATCTCGCGCACGTTGCCGGGCCAGTCGTGGAGCTCGAGGCGCTGCATGGCCCGGCTCGAGATCTCCAGCACCGGTTTGCCGGCGCGGCGGCAGGCATCGACGAGGAACGTCCGGGCGATGAGCGGGATCTCGAGCGGGCGCTCGCGCAGCGGCGGAACGGAGAGCATCGCCGCGCCCAGCCTGTAGTAGAGATCCTTGCGGAACCTCCCGGCCTCGATCTCCTTCTCCACGTTGCGGTTCGTCGCCGCGATGATCCGCACGTCGATGGGCCTCTCCGCGACGGATCCCACCGGGCGGATGCGGTGCGTCTCGAGCGCGCGCAGCAGCTCGGCCTGGGCGCGCGGGGTGCTCTCCGCGATCTCGTCGAGAAAGACGGTGCCGCCGCGGGCGCTCTCGAGGAGCCCGGTGCGGGCCGACGTGGCGCCGGTGAACGCCCCGCGCTCGTGGCCGAAGAGCTCGCTCTCGAGGAGAGACTCCGTCACCGCGGCACAGTTGACGGAGACGAGGGGATGCGTCCCTCGTGGCGACCAGGCGTGGAGCGCCTGCGCGACGATCTCCTTGCCGGTGCCGGTTTCGCCCGTGATGAGCACCGGGATCTCCGCGAGCGCGAGATCGCGGACGAGCTCGAACAGTCGTCGCATCTTCGGGTCGGCGACGAGGATCCGGGAGCTTCCGATTTCGTACGTGGTGACGGCGTCCCGTATCGCGGCGACCGCGCTCGAACCGACGGACGTCGTCGCGAGCCGCGCGCCGGCGAGGAGGGTCTCGGCGTCCGCGCCGTCGTCCGGGCACGACACCAGGCCGACCCGGACCGATGGGGCCAGGCGCTTGGCGGCGTCCAGCACGCGCTGCGCCGGAACTCCGGCCTCGGCGGAGGTTTCCGGAAAGACGACGACCACCTCTCGGCCGCCGTCCCAACCGACGATGTCCACGAACCGCACGGCGCCGAGTATCGCGTCGCGGATCCCGAGCGCATCCGGCGGATCGTGTCCGGTGTCGACGACCAGCACGGACAGCGGCCGGCCGTAGCGCAGGGACCGTTCGATCTCCTGGCGGAGGCGGTCCAAGAGCGTTGCGCCGTCCAGGACGGTGCGCGACGCGGTCCGGCTCGCCGGCCTATGGAACACGACGGTCAGGGAGCAGACGGAGATCGTGTCGCCCGAGATGATCGACTTGGTCCCGGCGACCTGCTCGCTGTTGACGCGAACCTCGATAGACGGGTCGCGGATCTCGAGCACCGCTTCGGTCTCCGATATCCGGATGCCCACCGCGCTCGCCTCGGGCCCGTCGTCCTCGAATCGTCCTTCGTCGCCGGCCGAGCGCAGGAGCGAGACTTGTCCGGGAACGAGCACCGGGAGTCGCCGTACCGAGTCTCCCGAAAAGACGAAGAAATACGGCCCGGGCGGGTATTCTGCCGCCGCCAAGTCGCTTTCGCGATCCCGCTTTCGGAAGTCGGACTCCACTTGGATGAAACCCCTACCCGCAAGCGTACCGCTCTTTTCGAGCGCAGCGCAACGGGGTTTGTCCGAAGTACGAGGCGAATCGCGCCGTTTTTGCCCGATTCGCGCTCTTTTAGCGCGCAGATTCGGCGTGACCGACAGGTACAGCGGCCCGTTTTCTTTTGAAAACAGATAGTTGGCGCGCCCATCGGGTTGGCCCCCTCCTTGCTCTATGTCGGTCCGGAGGTCACGTCATGCAACGATACTCACCCAATTCCATCACGTTCCTGGCGGCAGCCGGCGCGCTGCTCCTGGGGTCGGCGAACGCGTTCGGGTACTCGTACTTCGAATCCCCGGACGGCGACCCGGTCCGTTGGATGGAGCCCCGCGTGACCGTGGTCCTCGACGGGAGCCTGTCCCGCCTCGGGGAAGTCCATGAAATCCAGGATTCGATAAAGGACGCATTCGGGGTCTGGGCCGATTCCGTGGATTTCCCGTTCGAATTCGAATTCGTCGAAGGAGACTGCGGCGCGGGCGGCGTGAAGGCCGACGGCGTCAGCTGCATTCTCGTCGAGAGCGCCGCTCCCGATGGCAAGGACGACGCCAACGCGACGACATACGTCAGCTACGGCGCATCGAACGGCGCGATCGTCGGGGCCGACATCGTCTTCTACCAGAGCGCCGGACCTTGGAGCGCGGACGGCTCGGATGACACTCAGGACGTCTTCGCGGTCGCCTCCCACGAGGCCGGTCACATGCTGGGGCTGGGCCACTCGGAGGTCGTCGAAGCGCGAATGTACCCGACCATCGCCCAAGGCGGCCAATGGGACGGCGACCTGGACGAAGACGACATCGACGGCGCCGAGGCGCTGTACGAAGGCGTCGAGCTCGACGACGAAGCGGGGACGATGTCGTGCACGGCGAGCGTGGCGCCGGGGCGGCCCGGTTCGATGTCGCCGGTGCTGGCCATGCTGCTCGTTCTCGGCCTGGTCTACGTCCGGAGAGCCCGCCCGTAGCCAGCGGCGCCAGCCGCCCGCAGCGAGCTCGGGAAAATGACGAGTTCGTTAGCATTCGCCACTATTCTCATGCATATTCATATCTACAAAAAGACAACATCATCTCACAGGGACCCCATGGCTTCGAAAAGAACACTTTTGATCGTAGATGACACACCCAACGTGGGGCGAGCTCTGTCCCGAGTGCTGGGCAGACACTTCGACGAGGTCCACGTGGTGACGAGTGGCGCCGAGGGAGACGCCGTCCTCGAGAAAACAAGAGTGACGCACCTCGTGTGCGACCAGTCCCTCGGGGAGGACGATCCCCCCGGGCTCGAGCTCGTGCCACGGTGGAGGAAGGAGCACCCCTCGATCGAGCGGGCGATCATCCTGACCGGCTTTCACCAAGCGTCGCTGTCGGCAGGCCCTGGAGTCGACGCCATCGTCTCCAAGCTCGCCGAAACCTCGACCCTGCTGCGGGTTCTCGGGGTCGGGTGAGATCTCGGGATTGAGCCTGTTACCCGAGATGCAGAAAAGGTGTATTATTCTTCAATCGCTTGAATAGGCAGGCACGAAGAGCAGCTAGAAGTAAGTGACAGTCTGGGGGGGAGGTGAGCCGTGAGCGTGGCGAGATCAAAACGCCTCTCCGTCGCTCCATCGACAACCGGTGACGTCAACCTCCGGATCTTCACTCCGTTGACGCGCTACCTCCGCGAGAAGCACGGGACCGACGTGCTGGAACGGATCCTGACCGCCGCTGGTCTCGCCGTCGGCGACTTCGACGGAAAGAGCCGGTGGACGAGCCTCGAATCGTTCGAGGCGTTCCTCAAAGGCGTGCGCGAGGTTGCCGGGTCCGACGAGGAGTTCCAGCGCGCCTGCATCTACCGGATGAGCGAATCGTACGGGGTGTTCAGGTTCGCGTTCCGTGCCCTGTCGCCGCTCGCCGTCTTTCTCAAGGCGATGTCCCAGTTTCACCTCGTGTCTCGGGTTGGCCGCTTCGAGGTGCTCGCATCCGGCCGCACTTTCCTCGAATACCGCCACTACAGCACCAAGAGGGAGGATCGACTCGTCTGCCTGTCGCGTCAGGCACAGAGCTCGGCCCTGCCGACGATGTGGGGGCTGCCCGGGGCACGGATCACCGAGCGCAAGTGCGTCGCGTTCGGGAACGACTGCTGCGAGCTCAAGTACCAGTGGTACGAGCACCGGCGCCCGTTGCCCATGTTCATAGGCGCGCTCGCCGGTGCCGCCGCGGCGTTCGCCCTGAGCCTCGCCGGGTTGGGCACCCTCACGTTGTGGCTCGGGTTGCCGATCCTCTGCGGGCTCGTCGGGTACGTCCTCGAGCTGCGCCGTTCGAACAAGGCCAACCTCGCGATCGGCGAAGAGATGAACGAGGCGCTCGTGGGCCTCGCGGCCGAGGACGCGGACGCGCGGCGCGAGGTGCTGGCCCTGAACCAAAGGCAGAAGGAGTGGACCCGCGTGCTCGAGGAGCAGGTCGCGGAGCGCACCGCGAGCGTGGAGGCCGTGGTGCGCCGGCTCCAGAACATCCGCGAGGACCTGCAGACCAACCTGCGCGGGGTGTCCCACGATCTGCAGAGCCCGCTCTTCCTGATCCGAGCGTTGAACGAGAGCATGCTGGAAGACACCGACGGCCTGAGCCCGGAGCTCGTCGAAAACCTGAAAGAGCAAGGCAAGGCCCTGGTGCAGATGAGCGCGATGTTCCAGGATCTGATGACCCTGGTGCGCGCCGACGCGCCGCTCCTGCGGCTCGCTCCCCAGAACGTCGAGACCGAGCCGCTGCTCGATCAGCTCCGGCGCCGGGTCCGGGCGCTCGTCATCGGCCGCGAGATCCGCGTGAGCACGCTCGCGTCGCGCGAGACCCCGCCCAGGATCGAAACCGACCTCCTGCTATTCGACCGGGTGATCGACAACCTGCTCACCAACGCCGCGAAGTACACCGAGCGCGGCAGCATCGTGATCGAGCTGGACGGGAAGCCGGGGTTCCTCACGGTCAAGGTGTCGGACACCGGGAGGGGGATCGAGGAGGACGACATCCGCAAGATCTTCGAGCCCGACGGATCCGCGAAGGAGGCGCGCGCCAAGTACAGCCACGGCGTGGGGCTCTCGGTCGTCGTCAAGCTCCTCGCCCAGATCGGCGGCAAGCTGGAGGTCATGTCGCTGCCGGGCATGGGCACCACGTTCTGGGCCCACTTCCCGGTGGAGATCTCCACGGCGGCGAAGGAGGTCGCGCAGAAGGACGAGCGCGTCAGGGACGACGACCACGACAGCTTCAACAAGGTCGTGACGATCCGCAGATCCAGGGGACGCTGATGGAATCGAAGCAGAGCCGCAGGCCGCGCCAGACGACGGAGATGACCCTGCAGCTCGACCTCGTCGCGGCGAACGAGCTCGGCCGCGGTCTTTCCGACCGGCAGGCCGCCTTCGTCGTCATCGGGGGCATGGACATGGGCGACAGCATTCCCCTCAGGGAGGATGGCCCCACCGTCATCGGACGGGATCCCGAATGCGACGGGATCATCCGGGACGACGGCATCTCGAGGCGCCACGTGCGGGTCTTCCGCGACGAGTCGGGCGCGTTCGTCCTCGAGGACCTCGACAGCACGAACGGCGTCTTCGTGGGCGGCGTCCGTGTTTCCCGATACCAGCTGGCCGACGGCGACAAGGTGCTCGTCGGCCGCCGCACCATCCTCAAGTTCGTGTTGCAGGACAGGCTCGACGTCGCCTTCCAGCAGCAGATGTACGAATCGTCCGTGCGCGACGCGCTCACCGGCGCCTTCAACCGGAAGCACTTCGACGAGCGGATCGCCGCGGAGCTCTCCTACGCCAAGCGCCACGCGATGTCGGTCACGCTCGCCATGCTCGACCTCGATCACTTCAAGAACGTCAACGATTCTTGGGGGCACCAGGCGGGCGATCAGGTCCTGCAATCCGTGGGCGGGGCGCTGCTCCGGATGCTGCGGCAGGAGGACATCTTCGCCCGGTACGGAGGCGAGGAGTTCGCGGTCATCGCGCGCGGGATAGGGCAGGTGGGCGGGCTCGCGCTCGGCGAGCGGCTGAGGGCCGAGGTCGAGCGGATCCTGATCCGGACACCGCAGGGCGAGCGGATCCCGGTCACGATCAGCGTCGGCGTCTGCACCACGCCCGGCGGCGCCGAGGTGGCGCCCGCGGAGCTCGTCCGGCAGTCGGACGTGAACCTGTACGCGGCCAAGGCGGCCGGCAGGAACCGCGTCGTCGCGACCGAGTTGCAGATCGGATAGCTGGCTCGGCGCTTCACCACGTGACTTCCGGATAGGGCCTGCCCGGCTTGGCGAACAGGTAGCCCTGGAGGAGATCGCAGCCGAGCTCGACGCATGTATCACGCTCCGCCGCGGTCTCGATGCCCTCGGCGACGACGCGCATCCCGAGCTCCTTGCACAGCTGGGTCAGCGAGCCGACGAGCTTCTGTTTGACGGGGTCCTCGTGGATGTTTCGAACCAACGACATATCGATCTTGACGACGTCCGGCGTGAGCTGCGTGAAGTACGAGAGCCCGGCGTAGCCGGCGCCGAGGTCGTCGATGGCGATGCGATACCCGAGCTTCCGGAGCCGGCCGACGCGCTCCGCGATGCCGGCCTTCTCGTCGAGCGCCGCCCGCTCGGTGACCTCCAGGACGACGCGCGAGGCGAACGCCGCGAGCGGGGCGTCGGGCGAAAAGAGCGTCTCGTCGAGGAAGTCGCCGGGATGAAGGTTGATGAAGACATCGACCTCGGCGGGCGGGGGGCTCTCGAAGAGCGTCTTAGCGATCGCGCCGCGAATGGTGCGCCCGATCTCGTGCACGCGATCGAGCCGCTCGGCGACGGCGAACAGCACGCCCGGGTGAGGCAGCGTCGGCTCGTTCGTCCGCACCAGCGCCTCGAACGCGACGATCCGCTTCTCTCTCCAATCCACGATCGGCTGAAAGGCCATCCACAGCGTGTCCAGACCCCGCGCGAAGCTCGTCTCCATTGCGACGCGATCGCCCAGCAGCTTGTCGACCGGCCCGAGGCTCGCCGCCTCCCGCTTGAGCACCGCGATGCGGCCGAGCTTGGCCGCCTTTTCGACGACCGCGATCAGGCTGCGGGAATCGACGGGCTTGATGAGGTACTGCAGGGCCCCGTACTGCACCGCCTGGACCGCCGACTCGACGGTCGGGTTGCCGCTGATCAGGATCACCGGAACGTCGAGATCGCGCTCCCTCACGGCGCGCAGGAGCTGGATGCCGTCCATGCCGGGCATGGCGATGTCGGTCAGGATGACCTCGAAGGCGCCGCCGGCGAGGGCATCGATCGCCTGCTGGCCGTCGCCCGCCTGCACCACCGCAAACCCGGTGTCCTCGAGCATCCGCGCGAACGCGCGACGCAGCGCGGTTTCGTCCTCGACGACGAGGACACGGCCCTGGGATGTATTTTCCATTCCTTTTCCTCTCACGTTTCATCCAGCACTTCCCGCACCTTGCGGGTCAGATCGGTTGAGTTGAACGGCTTGCCGACGAACTTGGTCCCCGCGTCGAGCGTGCCGTGGTGGACGATCGCGTCGTCCGTGTAGCCGGACATGTAGAGGACCTTGATCCCGGGGCGGAGCTTCGCGAGCCGCTCGGCGAACTCCCTCCCACCCATCCCGGGCATCACGACGTCGGTCAGCACGAGGTGGATCTGGTCCGCGTGCCGCTCGCACGTCGCCAGCGCCTCGTCCCCGCTCGTCGCGGTCAGCACCGTGTAGCCCGCCGTATCCAGGATCCTTTTCGCGAGGTTCATCACCGCCTCCTCGTCCTCCACGACGAGGATCGTCTCGCTCCCGGTCAACCGCGTCGGGGGTATCGAGACCTTGGGCGCGACGACCGCGGGCGAGGTCTTCCTGGGGAGGTAGATCTTCATCGTCGTCCCCAGTCCGGGCTCGCTGTAGACGTGGATATCGCCGCCGCTCTGCCGAACGATGCCGTACGCCGTGGAGAGCCCGAGGCCCGTGCCCTTGCCCTTCTCCTTGGTGGTGAAGAACGGCTCGAAGATCCGCGCCTTCGTTCCCTCGTCCATGCCGCGGCCCGTGTCCGTGACCGCGAGCATGACGTACGGCCCCGGCTCCACGGCCACGTGGCTCGCCGCGTACTCGTCGTCGAGCTCGGTGTTGGTGGTCTCGTTGGTGAGCTTGCCGCCCGTGGGCATGGCGTCGCGGGCGTTGACCACCAGGTTCATGAGCACCTGCTCGATCTGACCCGGGTCGGCGAACGTGAGCCCGAGGTCGGGCGCGAGCGCCTGCACGAAGTCGATGTCCTCGCCGAGGATTCGGCGGAGCATCTTCTCGAGCTCGGCCGTGATCTGGTTCAGGTCGAGCGGGACAGGCTCCATCATCTGCTTGCGGCTGAACGCGAGGAGCTGGCGGACGAGCGCCGCCGAGCGCTCGCCGGCGTTCTTCACCTCCAGGAGGTCCTCTCGCAGAGGCTCGCCCTCGGGCACCGCGTCCAGCGCGAAGCCGGTGTAGCTCAGGATCACGGAGAGGAGGTTGTTGAAGTCGTGCGCGATGCCGCCCGTCAGGGAGCCTATCGCCTCCAGCTTCTGCGACGCGCGCAGCTGCTCCTCGAGCTTCTCGCGCACCGCTTCGGCTTTATTGCGATCGGTGATGTCGCGCTCGACCGAGATGGCGAGGACCTTCGAACCGATCCGCATCTCCGTCACCGAGCACTCGAGATCCCGGATCGTGCCGTCCTTGCACCGGTGCTGTACCTCGAAGAGCTTCCCCGCTCCGGAGAGGATGCCTCGCCTTCTCTCATTCGCGAGCCTGGAGGCATCGGCGCCCGCCTCGATGAAAGACACCGGTTGGCCCACGAGCTCCTCCGGCTGGTAGCCGAGAGCCGTCAGGGCCGAGCGGTTCGCATCCCGGATCACGGGGACGCTTCCGGGCGTGATCTCCAAAAGAAGTATGGTGTCCGCCGCCTGATCGAAGAGGACTCGAAACCGCTCCTCGCTCTCCCGAAGCGCCTCCGCGCCCCGCTTTCGCGCAACGGCTCCGGAGAGCGTGTTGGCCACGGCCTTCAGGAAGCCCTCTTCCCACGCGCTCCAGGCGTGACCCTCTTTGACGTACAGATTGATGACGCCCAGGACGCGATCACCGGACAGGATGGGCACGCAGTAGTGTCCGTGCGGCTGGATGCCCGGGTAGCGTACGTCGTGCCGCTCGTCCACCCGATCCGCGAACTGGATTGCCCGCTCGGCCGCGGCTCTTCCGCACAGGCAGCGCCCGAACGGGACCGCCGTGCACGCGGCGATCAAGTCCTGGGAGAAGTTCTTTTCGGCTCGAAGCCGTAGCGTCTTCCCCGCCTCGTCGGCCAGGAAGATCGCGCCCTTTGACTCGATCGCGAGCCACTTGAGCGAGAGGATGAGCTCCAATGCGCGGGGCAGGAGCTCCTCGATGGAACTGTCCTCAAGAGAGAGGGACAGCAAGGAGTTCAACGCGGCCTCTGTCTCGAAATTCCGCGCCAGATTTTCTTCGGCCCGCTTGCGCCCGGTGATGTCGCGGATGTTGCACTGGATGACCTTCTTGTCGTCGACCAGGTACACGTTGCTGACGAACTCGACGGCGATCTTCCGCCCGTCACGGGTCTTGAGCGGAAGATCCTCGTAGCGGACGTACTTTTCCGTCTGCAGCTCCGCGAACGACTCCTTGGAGGCGGCGATGTCCCGGAACGAGCCGATCTCCCAGAGGTGCTTGCCCAGGAACTCCTCGTGCGAGTAGCCCGTCAGCTCCACCAGGAACGGGTTGACGTCGACGATCCGTCCGGTCTCCGCGTCGAGGATCAGGATGCCGTCCTTGGCGGCCTCGAACAGGCGGCGGTACCGCGCCTCGGACGCCACCAGGTCGTGCTCGATCCGCTTGCTCGAGGAGATGTCCCGGAAGATCCCCTGGATGACCTTCCTGCCTCCGAGCTCGAAGGTCGTCGCGTTGATGCGGACCGGGATGTGCCGACCGTTCTTGTCGATCACCGTCGACTCGGCATCATTGACCTTGCCGGCCTCGACGTGGCTTTCGAACTCCCGGGCGAACTCCTCGGTCTTGGGGTGCAGATCGGCCCGGTTCATGCCGATGATCTCGTGCCTCGGCATGCCGAGCAGCTTCTCGGCCCGCTTGTTCACGTCCAGGATGATCGCGGTCTTCGCGTCGGCGATGAAGATGGCGTCGCCGGACTCCTCGAACAGCCCGCGGTACTTCCTCTCGCTCTGCCGCAACGCCTCCTCCATCCGCTTGCGCTCGGAGATGTCGATAGTGGCCGTGATCATCCAGGTCTCGCCATCGCTGGCCGCGTAGTTCGTCGACGTGAGGACGACCCAGAAGGCGGAGCCGTCCTTCCGGACGAAGCGCGTCTCGTGCTCCTTGACCGTTCCCTGCCGCTGCATCAACTCGACGAATCGATCCCTCTCCAGCGGGTCGTACCAGTGCTGCGAGGCGGAGCCCTCCGTGAACTCCTCTTTAGAGGAGAACCCGAACATCTTCCACAGCGCCGGGTTGGCCTCGACAATCCGGCGGCCCGGCGTGCTGATGGAGATGCCGGCCGGGACGTTCTCGATGACGGCCCGGAGCTTCTCTGCCGATGCGCGCAGC is a genomic window of Pseudomonadota bacterium containing:
- a CDS encoding HD domain-containing protein; protein product: MPEVVSAGGDPAVGQLESLVRLAAGYQFREDGVVEHLRRVCAYVGALAAACNWPARETLLLRHAALFHDVGMTDVPESILRKEGKLTDVETAMVKRHPELGRALLGDVDTPLLREAAALAWTHHEAFDGSGYPRGIRGDAIPAGARILAVADVFDALTTRRAFKDAYPIDVAVEIISKGSGHRFDPEVVTAFLERRA
- a CDS encoding sigma 54-interacting transcriptional regulator; the encoded protein is MAAAEYPPGPYFFVFSGDSVRRLPVLVPGQVSLLRSAGDEGRFEDDGPEASAVGIRISETEAVLEIRDPSIEVRVNSEQVAGTKSIISGDTISVCSLTVVFHRPASRTASRTVLDGATLLDRLRQEIERSLRYGRPLSVLVVDTGHDPPDALGIRDAILGAVRFVDIVGWDGGREVVVVFPETSAEAGVPAQRVLDAAKRLAPSVRVGLVSCPDDGADAETLLAGARLATTSVGSSAVAAIRDAVTTYEIGSSRILVADPKMRRLFELVRDLALAEIPVLITGETGTGKEIVAQALHAWSPRGTHPLVSVNCAAVTESLLESELFGHERGAFTGATSARTGLLESARGGTVFLDEIAESTPRAQAELLRALETHRIRPVGSVAERPIDVRIIAATNRNVEKEIEAGRFRKDLYYRLGAAMLSVPPLRERPLEIPLIARTFLVDACRRAGKPVLEISSRAMQRLELHDWPGNVREMKNLMEFVAASVCGGTLDAEMLPERIGQRAAPWLVGRTPEPRARDVAGATSAGEGFRRLEDEIQELERRRIEEALAAANGVRAKAATLIGMPLRTMVSKIRLYGLGSIPSGRGRRRRDP
- a CDS encoding M10 family metallopeptidase domain-containing protein, with the protein product MQRYSPNSITFLAAAGALLLGSANAFGYSYFESPDGDPVRWMEPRVTVVLDGSLSRLGEVHEIQDSIKDAFGVWADSVDFPFEFEFVEGDCGAGGVKADGVSCILVESAAPDGKDDANATTYVSYGASNGAIVGADIVFYQSAGPWSADGSDDTQDVFAVASHEAGHMLGLGHSEVVEARMYPTIAQGGQWDGDLDEDDIDGAEALYEGVELDDEAGTMSCTASVAPGRPGSMSPVLAMLLVLGLVYVRRARP
- a CDS encoding HAMP domain-containing histidine kinase; this translates as MARSKRLSVAPSTTGDVNLRIFTPLTRYLREKHGTDVLERILTAAGLAVGDFDGKSRWTSLESFEAFLKGVREVAGSDEEFQRACIYRMSESYGVFRFAFRALSPLAVFLKAMSQFHLVSRVGRFEVLASGRTFLEYRHYSTKREDRLVCLSRQAQSSALPTMWGLPGARITERKCVAFGNDCCELKYQWYEHRRPLPMFIGALAGAAAAFALSLAGLGTLTLWLGLPILCGLVGYVLELRRSNKANLAIGEEMNEALVGLAAEDADARREVLALNQRQKEWTRVLEEQVAERTASVEAVVRRLQNIREDLQTNLRGVSHDLQSPLFLIRALNESMLEDTDGLSPELVENLKEQGKALVQMSAMFQDLMTLVRADAPLLRLAPQNVETEPLLDQLRRRVRALVIGREIRVSTLASRETPPRIETDLLLFDRVIDNLLTNAAKYTERGSIVIELDGKPGFLTVKVSDTGRGIEEDDIRKIFEPDGSAKEARAKYSHGVGLSVVVKLLAQIGGKLEVMSLPGMGTTFWAHFPVEISTAAKEVAQKDERVRDDDHDSFNKVVTIRRSRGR
- a CDS encoding GGDEF domain-containing protein; the encoded protein is MESKQSRRPRQTTEMTLQLDLVAANELGRGLSDRQAAFVVIGGMDMGDSIPLREDGPTVIGRDPECDGIIRDDGISRRHVRVFRDESGAFVLEDLDSTNGVFVGGVRVSRYQLADGDKVLVGRRTILKFVLQDRLDVAFQQQMYESSVRDALTGAFNRKHFDERIAAELSYAKRHAMSVTLAMLDLDHFKNVNDSWGHQAGDQVLQSVGGALLRMLRQEDIFARYGGEEFAVIARGIGQVGGLALGERLRAEVERILIRTPQGERIPVTISVGVCTTPGGAEVAPAELVRQSDVNLYAAKAAGRNRVVATELQIG
- a CDS encoding EAL domain-containing protein, with product MENTSQGRVLVVEDETALRRAFARMLEDTGFAVVQAGDGQQAIDALAGGAFEVILTDIAMPGMDGIQLLRAVRERDLDVPVILISGNPTVESAVQAVQYGALQYLIKPVDSRSLIAVVEKAAKLGRIAVLKREAASLGPVDKLLGDRVAMETSFARGLDTLWMAFQPIVDWREKRIVAFEALVRTNEPTLPHPGVLFAVAERLDRVHEIGRTIRGAIAKTLFESPPPAEVDVFINLHPGDFLDETLFSPDAPLAAFASRVVLEVTERAALDEKAGIAERVGRLRKLGYRIAIDDLGAGYAGLSYFTQLTPDVVKIDMSLVRNIHEDPVKQKLVGSLTQLCKELGMRVVAEGIETAAERDTCVELGCDLLQGYLFAKPGRPYPEVTW
- a CDS encoding PAS domain S-box protein, with protein sequence MSESRSGPDRLEVQNALRASAEKLRAVIENVPAGISISTPGRRIVEANPALWKMFGFSSKEEFTEGSASQHWYDPLERDRFVELMQRQGTVKEHETRFVRKDGSAFWVVLTSTNYAASDGETWMITATIDISERKRMEEALRQSERKYRGLFEESGDAIFIADAKTAIILDVNKRAEKLLGMPRHEIIGMNRADLHPKTEEFAREFESHVEAGKVNDAESTVIDKNGRHIPVRINATTFELGGRKVIQGIFRDISSSKRIEHDLVASEARYRRLFEAAKDGILILDAETGRIVDVNPFLVELTGYSHEEFLGKHLWEIGSFRDIAASKESFAELQTEKYVRYEDLPLKTRDGRKIAVEFVSNVYLVDDKKVIQCNIRDITGRKRAEENLARNFETEAALNSLLSLSLEDSSIEELLPRALELILSLKWLAIESKGAIFLADEAGKTLRLRAEKNFSQDLIAACTAVPFGRCLCGRAAAERAIQFADRVDERHDVRYPGIQPHGHYCVPILSGDRVLGVINLYVKEGHAWSAWEEGFLKAVANTLSGAVARKRGAEALRESEERFRVLFDQAADTILLLEITPGSVPVIRDANRSALTALGYQPEELVGQPVSFIEAGADASRLANERRRGILSGAGKLFEVQHRCKDGTIRDLECSVTEMRIGSKVLAISVERDITDRNKAEAVREKLEEQLRASQKLEAIGSLTGGIAHDFNNLLSVILSYTGFALDAVPEGEPLREDLLEVKNAGERSAALVRQLLAFSRKQMMEPVPLDLNQITAELEKMLRRILGEDIDFVQALAPDLGLTFADPGQIEQVLMNLVVNARDAMPTGGKLTNETTNTELDDEYAASHVAVEPGPYVMLAVTDTGRGMDEGTKARIFEPFFTTKEKGKGTGLGLSTAYGIVRQSGGDIHVYSEPGLGTTMKIYLPRKTSPAVVAPKVSIPPTRLTGSETILVVEDEEAVMNLAKRILDTAGYTVLTATSGDEALATCERHADQIHLVLTDVVMPGMGGREFAERLAKLRPGIKVLYMSGYTDDAIVHHGTLDAGTKFVGKPFNSTDLTRKVREVLDET